One Streptomyces sp. NBC_00554 DNA segment encodes these proteins:
- a CDS encoding 4'-phosphopantetheinyl transferase superfamily protein, which yields MEQEPQWIGIPSARRGFRWTRGPNGEVSDLEFDVRKTRTDELPTAHMRLSIAEKVAVWSGRATGHLVPDDIDILSPEERQRFSAFRDPVRAANFATAHAEVRRCLAQVLDLDPGAIRFGRHPCAGCGRSVHGRPYIQHPHTNWEFSLSRSGPYWLCAAAAGMRVGVDLECVRRTDFGSLASVVLSESERTYFQGVPAGRRDAEFIRCWTRKEAVVKASGIGVEATLGNIDVGPGRRAAVVSHSAAGCEVDTWLVTDLPTGSDYFSALAVPAFEEFTFFLGEKSSVHPIG from the coding sequence ATGGAGCAGGAGCCGCAGTGGATCGGAATCCCTTCAGCGCGGAGGGGCTTCCGATGGACCCGCGGCCCGAACGGGGAGGTAAGTGATCTTGAATTTGACGTCCGCAAGACCCGCACCGATGAATTGCCCACTGCTCACATGCGGCTGTCCATAGCCGAAAAGGTGGCAGTGTGGTCCGGGCGGGCCACTGGACACCTTGTCCCAGATGACATCGATATCCTTTCGCCGGAAGAAAGGCAGAGATTCTCTGCCTTCCGTGATCCGGTGCGTGCCGCGAACTTTGCCACCGCGCACGCCGAAGTGCGGCGCTGCCTCGCTCAGGTGCTGGACCTCGACCCGGGCGCGATCCGGTTCGGCCGGCACCCGTGCGCCGGCTGCGGCCGGTCCGTGCACGGACGCCCCTACATCCAACACCCGCATACCAACTGGGAGTTCAGCCTCTCACGGTCCGGTCCCTACTGGCTCTGCGCGGCCGCCGCCGGGATGCGGGTGGGCGTCGATCTCGAATGCGTGCGCCGGACGGACTTCGGCTCGCTCGCATCCGTCGTGCTGAGTGAAAGTGAACGGACGTACTTCCAGGGTGTCCCCGCGGGGCGCCGCGACGCGGAGTTCATCCGTTGCTGGACCAGGAAAGAAGCAGTTGTCAAGGCGAGTGGAATCGGAGTCGAGGCCACTCTCGGAAATATCGACGTGGGGCCGGGCCGCCGAGCCGCAGTGGTCTCGCACAGTGCCGCCGGATGCGAGGTCGACACCTGGCTGGTGACGGACCTGCCGACCGGGTCCGATTACTTCTCGGCCCTCGCCGTTCCGGCTTTCGAAGAATTTACTTTCTTTTTGGGGGAGAAATCAAGTGTCCACCCGATTGGATGA